A single Methanocaldococcus bathoardescens DNA region contains:
- a CDS encoding TIGR01212 family radical SAM protein (This family includes YhcC from E. coli K-12, an uncharacterized radical SAM protein.): MFNDEDIKIIDEIYNEGHLFAQYGIYIKKKFKQKIFKIPVDIGLSCPHKKNNGCIYCPKMGRPISVKYCNAKIPLKEQIEKQMENQRKKGFKKFCIYFYPGTNTYAPVEKLKEIWDFCLSYEDVIGLSIGTRPDCLEKEKLDILAEYVENGYDIWIDLGIQSMHQKTLDILNRGHNVSDIIKAIKECHKRGIKVCGHVILALPGETWIEMMETAKILSLLEIEAVKIYPLVVIKGTKLEELYWKGEYKTLDEKQYINLVCDFLEHLSPYVLIQRLSKDRVPENIKVSPEWYLGRLKIMNKVSEILKKRGTKQGARFF, translated from the coding sequence AAAGAAAAAATTCAAACAGAAAATTTTCAAAATTCCTGTTGATATTGGTCTTTCCTGCCCCCACAAAAAAAATAATGGATGCATATATTGTCCAAAAATGGGAAGGCCGATATCTGTTAAATACTGCAATGCAAAAATCCCATTAAAAGAGCAAATTGAAAAACAAATGGAAAATCAAAGAAAGAAGGGATTTAAAAAATTCTGCATCTATTTTTATCCCGGAACTAATACCTATGCACCAGTAGAAAAACTAAAAGAAATTTGGGATTTTTGCCTATCTTATGAAGATGTTATTGGATTATCAATAGGAACTCGACCAGATTGCTTAGAAAAAGAAAAACTTGATATATTGGCTGAGTATGTTGAAAATGGCTATGACATTTGGATAGATTTAGGAATTCAAAGTATGCATCAAAAAACACTTGATATTTTAAATAGAGGGCATAATGTATCTGATATAATAAAAGCAATAAAAGAATGTCACAAAAGGGGAATAAAAGTTTGTGGTCATGTAATTTTAGCTCTACCTGGGGAAACTTGGATAGAGATGATGGAAACTGCAAAAATCTTATCTTTATTAGAAATTGAAGCAGTTAAAATTTATCCATTAGTTGTCATTAAAGGCACAAAATTGGAAGAGTTGTATTGGAAAGGAGAATACAAAACTTTAGATGAAAAGCAATATATAAATTTAGTTTGTGATTTTTTAGAGCATTTGTCTCCTTATGTGCTAATTCAAAGATTATCTAAGGACAGAGTTCCAGAAAACATTAAGGTATCTCCAGAATGGTATCTCGGCAGATTGAAGATTATGAACAAAGTAAGTGAAATATTGAAAAAAAGAGGAACTAAGCAGGGAGCAAGATTTTTTTAA